The following is a genomic window from Chanos chanos chromosome 1, fChaCha1.1, whole genome shotgun sequence.
ACATTCATTTCCGTGCTGATAGTCAGTGATTATTTCATGAGAActtttgttgtccagccctttcATCATTcagcataatgttttgattacttatttgtggcaaccgtgtttccaAAGGCATAAGTTCCGGGAGAAGttttgatcaaattcgactgagaaaaccatctgaacaagactagacaagactagttcaggcaactttttcatagtatttgtttttaacatgtGGTCTTCTGCCTTGGAGAATTAATTTATTATAAAGGATGCCACACACGTTGCAAGTTAGACTGCAGTTGGTCAGATGGTCTGTAAATGCATAGCCCGACTTTATCAGCATTCgattgtcgactgacaatgatcacgtcgttgtccCGAGTCATTCCCTTATTTTGAGGGCACAGTCCAAGTAATGCAAAAATTCGAGACatttgtgattgtaaattaactgttgttgtgacagattacagatttggacattctaattgttggacgacatgtcgggtgacggagtaggCTATAAACCGGACTTTATGCTTATTCAGTAGAACAACATATATTAACACCTAACCTGCCAAGTAGCCTGtaagtaacacctcccaaccccctcccaataggATGCCTCAGTCTATGGTGAGTTTCCCGCATTTGAATGATTTGGACAAAACTAGTTCATATCACGAGTAGCCTACCGCCGTCTATCACGACTCAGCTAAAACTAATTCCACACGTGTAACTGAAAATGTATgcacagcttggaaatgaatCAATATGCGTGAATGTTGTTTggacaaaatatgtatgttgcAACGGGTTTTTGTCAACAAAGCCGTGtcgggtgtgtaggcttttagaatAAATAGCGTAGCATAAGAGGGGCTGCATTTTTACCCATCATTGAAACTGAATTACAGCACGAagggtaaatcgacagctgtgtggTTTAAATAGTTAAGAAAAATGCAAGATACTCTATACAATGAAACATTTACtaagcaaataaatacataagaaagtacttttcgagctatttagttTCCTTTGTGTCGAGATGCTGTAACCCCTTGTGCACAACCTGTATCAAGCAGGGTATGATACATTATTCCGCATCGCCGTTTCGTGTTtccatttcaagtggagagatattccaCCGACAGCCTGGAACAATAGcttaggtgtgatcccaaccccctcctaacgaccgcgtcatgaatcgcTTGGTCAACTGACCAATTCAGAAAGTTCCCTTCAAGGTAGGCTAATGTTTTGCAGGTGCCTTTATCACCACCGAAAGGCTTACATTGCATTTGGCTTACATGTCAGGCAGATGTCATAAGTTTTGTTCCCTGAACATCTGCAGTAGTTTCTTTGCGCCACTGTCAACCGTAAATGTCTGATGCATTGTGCTGgtaacgaccgcgtcatgaatagTTTGGTTTGCTCACCAACTCAAGTTAAGTTCCCTTAAACTGTGCTCAGGATGCGTACATCGCTTTATCAACACTCCGAGCACAGCTTCGGTGCGTTCTTGGAGCATTTGCCACAGACAAGTCGCTTACATGTCTGGCAGATGTCACAAGTTTTGTTCCCCGAACATCTGCCGATTTGGCATTGTCTCCTTTTCGCAGGCGGAGAAGGGGTTTCAGGCAAAAGTCGCTTACGTGCTATCGCCCCCGTTGCCCTTGCCATTTTGTGGTGCGCACACAGCTCTTTCACCAGCTCCAGAATAAATTTCCTTCTGCTTATGGTGACGTTCATGCACTGTTTGTACAGAACGTGTGCGTTAATCGCAGCCAGGTCTAGGATGttgtaaaacacagccacaggccAGCGACATTTGCCTCCATTTACCGAATACAGCCGTGCCATGTTATCCATATCATCAACGCCAGCTTTAGTGCTGTTGTAGTGGGAAAGTGTTTCGGGCAGTTTCTTTGCGCCATTATCAGTTGAAACTGTCTGATGCATTGTGCTCAGGATGCATACGTTTCTCTTTGGCTTCGCCTGGTAAATGGTGAGTGTAACTTTTCCAGCCCTCAGCACCTTGGTGGAATATCTTTCAGACTGTGCCTGTGTACAAGGGGGCATCTCTCGTCTATTTTTACTCATTGTGCCAACAATGGTGGTTTTGTCCGCCAAAAGAtcgtttgccagtgccaacgaggtgaagaaattgcCTGTCGTGACATTTCTTCCTTCCCCCAGGAAAGGCTCCATCAGACGCATCACAATATTGTCCGATAACCGTTGACCAGCCGggctactgtcatctttccctagatagggtATTGCGTTcagcatgtattttgtttcgacatcagcggccacccagaatttgaTACCAAATTTGTCCGGTTTAttggccatgtactgtgtgaaaggACAGCGCGATTTAGTAGGGAACAactgttcatctacagttatttTCTCACCGGGTGTGTAAGAGGCAATACTGTTTTTCACAAATTTATCGAAAATCTCCGGGGTGAAAGTTAGTGGTGGGGGCCCTCCAACCGTTTTACGGTCCTCCACCTTCTTCTTGTTAGCTGCAAAGTGAAACTCAACTATAATGCCTAGGCCTACTTTTACAATTAAGGAAACAAATTAGCTAAAAAATATCTGATTGAATTATGCGTTTGTACTTGACCTTTACCTGCTGCCAAGTGCGATCCACACCACTGGTGTTCCATCTGATTCAGAAAGATAAAATGCATTCAGTATTCAGTGTTGCAGGCAAGATTACATCCAAATTCTCAAAAGTTACTTTCAATATTGAATCCAGCATAGCTGCTTTGCACAACTTGACGATCTTACGCGTGAACTCTGTCAGCAAGTTTTTTGCAGTCCTCAATTGTGCAGTCCTTTGTTTAATCTCAAAGGTCTATGCACAagcacagaaacataaacaggGTCATGAACGGACGATcatcactctgttctctgaatgttttatggcCAATGAATCTGCATCATATTTCACCTCCCCCATCCTGTCCTGTGTATTTAAATGacactcagtttctctctcatcaaaACCAACTTACACTACAGTCATGGTAAGATTTttaacactttctttctttgttgttttatccTTCGGATGTTTTCCAAAGACTTGAATTTGCCTTGAATGTcaaaaaatgagtttttaaaaatacattagcTTCTACTATGGTCATAAATAGatacaaacagaatattttagGTTGAAATTTTGACTTCTTGTAGCAGTCTGATACAAAAATGTTGGTAGCACTTTACAGATCTGTAATTATAGGGTTATGATGTGGTAATACTATGGTAATAAGTTGTACTTATCCATAGATTAAATGGTAATATCCTAGTTTTTACTAAATAATAAGTCAGTCATTTTAGGGGTAACAAGttagaaataaaatggaaaactaATGGTAATAGTTGTAATTATTCACATTCAAAGTCCATTCAATGGCAGTTTCCTAGTTGTTACCAAATACACAGGTAAATATCGAGAAAACAAGTCAGtaataaaatgacagaataatGGTAACAAGTTGTAATTATTTGTGAATAAAATATTAACTTTCCAGTTGTTACTAAATAATTATTAACTCTTGCAGTAATAACTAAGTATAACTGAAGAATTCATCTGTAACTCTTGtataatttttacattttaaggGATGAAATGTTCAGCTCTGATAGCATAATATCTGATTAACCAACATATCACACTAATTCTTTTAAATGCCTATAGGGTTATTACCCCAAAACATATCAAGGATCTCTACTGAAATCATGTTGTATCAGGGCTGTGAAATACTAATGTACCTGTTTCCACTTTGTTTCCTACCGGTTATGTCTTTAAACGGTCAGGTGAAGCATGatgtacaaacacagaatgGACTGTAATtccagtgaaatgaaatggtattGGAGCTGTAAAATGCAAACTTACTTGTTGTTATGTTAGCTTTACATGTAGGCCTACCTACAGACAAGTGTTGTTACCCAGAAATCAATGAGGTGAATAAGCTGGTGTTCCTTTCTCCAAGGAAAGATAAACAGGTTGTACAAAGAGATATACTGTGTGATTTTGAAATGGTGTAAAACTGTGTTGTTACCAGGTAACACAAAGGGAACATGTGATGTTGCATTTTTCAGCGCTGATTCCATATAATATCAGTTTATTTACCTCACTGATTCCTGGGTAACAACATCAACATGAGAGCTGATGTgtatctcttttttctcctctcactctctctcctgcagaaaTCTCTggttctcattctcattctttgTGCCATGCTGCCACTGACTCAAGCTGCGTGTTTCGTCACACGGTTAAAACCAGGTAGAATTCAAACCGACAGCTCTATTAATGAACAAACTCTTTAGCCAAGTAATGATGTTCTGCATTTGATCACTATAAAACTAGTGCTAACCCAAAAACAGAAGGATGGTGTGAATGAGTAAGATTCAGTTAAAGTAATAACTttcttccattttctgttttgggaAAGCAGAGCCTTTTTACTGTGTCAGAACACAAAGCTGAGATATATGACTGACATGTTGTGCCTTTTCCTGTTTGGTTTGGTCAGTCTGCATGTGTACATAAGCACAAACCTTTGAACACACCAGAGTCAACCACCACTGTTTGGAATGAGGAGGATACGTCTAGTTTGCATACTACAGCCACGATAGGTATTAAAATAGGTATTACAATTGCACAATATTAgcaattttttgttgttaaatttTGCCATTAAATCATATCGTTCATCTTACGAATAACTATGGATAATAAATATCTTAAATATAAATAGCTTTGggtaattcttcaactatggtccattttggtcaggaaaactttagcatttagcatctaacatatttttatcaaaatgtattgctatggtttatttctccattctgtagaaacacatcctatagtggctgtgatgatttttgttaaataatacatattttactCTAACATTAAGAGGAAGTCATCATTTCCTATTGTGGAAATTAAGGTtgtgtcatatttcttttaaaatctcatgatatgTTAGCCAGTCTCAGCAGATCAATATTTACCCCCttctttgttgtttcttttcatttggaaaCTCAGGAAGGTTTATAATTTGCACATTACATGGGCTTTAcgcattttttcccttttgttttatgcatttgattttttgtgtgtgtatgtgagatttgtgtgtgtatgtgtggacaaTTTGTAAATACAGTGCATACCTACCCATCATCATTAACAACATTCTAAAGCAATTTAGCCTTGGAAGCGTTTTGGATCTTTTTAGAATATGAGCTTTTTGgtgcaacaacaacaccaataaaaaaaaaaaaattaaaccgaACCAGAAATCCAGTTGGTAGATTGTAAAACTAGCTGAGGTACAAAGTTTCCAGGATCAAAGTTCAAATTAGCGTACATTTATTGGAAGAAAATGAACCCTCCCATGAGGGCAAATCTCCTGGGTCTTTTTCCAGGTATGAGCCACTGCCAGGATCATGTGGATAAGACCTGGCATGCTGTAGGATCCTCCTGGAGAAACAGCCTATGCCAGAACTGCACATGTGAAAGATGCTGTGATGGGTGAGTCCTGattcccacagacagacacacagagatgccaATAGGTGGGTTTCCATTAACCTGCATAATTTGGAACTGCGAACTAAAAAACGAGTAATGGAAACATGTGAATTTCAAGAGAACTCTCATATATCGCTAAAAAGTTTATACGCTCACACGAAGCGGTTGTTCAGATGATTCGACAAGGCAATATTTCacaaaattgaaacacatttttcGCATTTAAGGCacatgaaatgacatgaagAATCACATGACATTCAAAAACATGGCGCACTACCAACCacatgaaatgacatgaagAGTCACATGACATTCAAAAACATGGCGCATTTCATGTGGTTGGTAGTCAAGATGGAGACATTCTTACAATTTATTAAAGTTATTGCATCACATTCCCTCGTCGCTTTCGATTACACACTACCACGGCTATTACGGTGGATATGATCGAAATCACCATGCTAAAATTGATAAGATCTTGCAGATTTAATTGGAATGACTATAATGAGAGGAGGAAACTCGGCTTGAATCGCATAACATCACTCAGTGGAAACACAGACCAATTGTGTGTTCGCAATTGTGTTTTGTCGACTTTGAAAAAAATCTCTTCTATTTT
Proteins encoded in this region:
- the LOC115811199 gene encoding uncharacterized protein LOC115811199 isoform X1; protein product: MHFIFLNQMEHQWCGSHLAAANKKKVEDRKTVGGPPPLTFTPEIFDKFVKNSIASYTPGEKITVDEQLFPTKSRCPFTQYMANKPDKFGIKFWVAADVETKYMLNAIPYLGKDDSSPAGQRLSDNIVMRLMEPFLGEGRNVTTGNFFTSLALANDLLADKTTIVGTMSKNRREMPPCTQAQSERYSTKVLRAGKVTLTIYQAKPKRNVCILSTMHQTVSTDNGAKKLPETLSHYNSTKAGVDDMDNMARLYSVNGGKCRWPVAVFYNILDLAAINAHVLYKQCMNVTISRRKFILELVKELCAHHKMARATGAIARKRLLPETPSPPAKRRQCQIGRCSGNKTCDICQTCKRLVCGKCSKNAPKLCSEC
- the LOC115811199 gene encoding uncharacterized protein LOC115811199 isoform X2, with the translated sequence MEHQWCGSHLAAANKKKVEDRKTVGGPPPLTFTPEIFDKFVKNSIASYTPGEKITVDEQLFPTKSRCPFTQYMANKPDKFGIKFWVAADVETKYMLNAIPYLGKDDSSPAGQRLSDNIVMRLMEPFLGEGRNVTTGNFFTSLALANDLLADKTTIVGTMSKNRREMPPCTQAQSERYSTKVLRAGKVTLTIYQAKPKRNVCILSTMHQTVSTDNGAKKLPETLSHYNSTKAGVDDMDNMARLYSVNGGKCRWPVAVFYNILDLAAINAHVLYKQCMNVTISRRKFILELVKELCAHHKMARATGAIARKRLLPETPSPPAKRRQCQIGRCSGNKTCDICQTCKRLVCGKCSKNAPKLCSEC